Proteins from a genomic interval of Enterococcus faecium:
- a CDS encoding DUF975 family protein — MQSSAELKRQAKESLKGRWGQAVLLNLIPTLIGIAAILLIMIPIILFATTIYDGSASVSDATTSGGGSSGGGGGIISSIISALFMSGISWTYLDILRGQKDQIEPFKDAFRGFKGLFIGGVIGLAVLISIFTTLWGLLLVIPGIIKSYSYSQSYFIYYDIVQETGQTPKVLDTITASRKLMDGYKGQLFWLDLSFIGWHILALATAGIGYLWLSPYISATKAAFYEQLPKDI; from the coding sequence ATGCAATCTTCTGCAGAATTAAAACGCCAAGCAAAAGAGAGTCTAAAAGGACGTTGGGGACAAGCTGTTTTACTAAATCTAATCCCTACATTGATTGGTATTGCTGCTATTCTTCTTATTATGATTCCTATTATCTTGTTTGCCACCACCATATATGATGGATCAGCGAGCGTCTCAGATGCGACAACTTCAGGAGGCGGTAGTTCAGGAGGCGGTGGCGGAATTATTTCCAGCATCATTAGCGCTTTGTTCATGAGCGGTATTTCTTGGACTTATCTTGATATTTTACGTGGACAAAAAGATCAGATCGAACCATTCAAAGATGCATTTCGTGGATTCAAAGGTTTGTTTATCGGCGGAGTGATCGGCTTAGCTGTGCTGATCTCGATCTTTACAACATTATGGGGTTTGCTATTAGTTATTCCTGGAATCATTAAAAGCTATTCTTATTCTCAAAGCTATTTTATCTACTACGATATCGTCCAAGAAACAGGACAAACACCTAAAGTACTGGATACGATCACTGCAAGTCGAAAATTGATGGATGGTTATAAAGGACAACTTTTCTGGTTAGATCTTTCATTTATCGGCTGGCATATCTTAGCATTAGCAACTGCTGGTATTGGTTATCTATGGCTCAGCCCATACATTTCCGCAACAAAAGCAGCATTTTATGAACAATTGCCAAAAGATATTTAA
- the tgt gene encoding tRNA guanosine(34) transglycosylase Tgt yields the protein MTQPAIRYRLIKKEKHTGARLGELITPHGTFPTPMFMPVGTLATVKTMSPEELKEMGAGVILSNTYHLWLRPGEDLVEEAGGLHKFMNWDQPILTDSGGFQVFSLSDMRNIEEEGVHFKNHLNGSRMFLSPEKAINIQNKLGSDIMMSFDECPPFDESYDYVKKSVERTSRWAERGLKAHANPDRQGLFGIIQGAGFEDLRRQSAKDLVGMDFPGYSIGGLSVGEPKSEMNRVLEFTTPLIPENKPRYLMGVGAADSLIDGVIRGVDMFDCVLPTRIARNGTCMTSQGRLVVKNAKYAHDFRPIDEKCDCYTCKNYTRAYIRHLIKCDETFGIRLTSYHNLYFLLNLMKQVRQAIMDDNLLEFREAFFEEYGFNKENAKSF from the coding sequence ATGACGCAACCTGCCATTCGCTATCGTTTAATCAAGAAAGAAAAACATACTGGCGCGCGTTTAGGGGAATTGATCACGCCACACGGAACTTTCCCCACACCAATGTTCATGCCAGTAGGAACATTAGCTACAGTAAAAACAATGTCCCCAGAAGAGTTGAAAGAAATGGGTGCTGGCGTTATTTTAAGTAATACATATCATTTATGGCTACGCCCTGGTGAAGACTTAGTAGAAGAAGCTGGCGGACTGCATAAATTTATGAACTGGGATCAACCGATTTTAACAGATTCAGGCGGCTTTCAAGTTTTTTCATTAAGTGATATGCGGAATATCGAAGAAGAAGGCGTGCATTTCAAAAATCACTTGAACGGTTCGCGTATGTTTTTATCACCAGAAAAAGCAATCAACATCCAAAATAAATTGGGCTCTGATATCATGATGAGTTTTGACGAATGTCCACCATTCGATGAAAGTTACGACTACGTGAAAAAATCAGTAGAACGTACGTCTCGATGGGCAGAACGAGGATTGAAAGCTCATGCTAATCCAGACCGTCAAGGATTATTTGGAATCATCCAAGGAGCAGGGTTTGAAGATCTTCGTCGTCAAAGCGCGAAAGATCTAGTCGGGATGGATTTCCCTGGTTACTCAATCGGCGGGTTATCTGTCGGGGAACCTAAATCAGAAATGAATCGTGTATTAGAATTCACTACACCGTTGATCCCCGAAAACAAACCACGTTACTTGATGGGTGTCGGTGCTGCTGATTCATTGATCGATGGTGTTATCCGTGGAGTAGACATGTTTGACTGTGTCTTGCCTACTCGAATCGCTCGAAATGGCACATGTATGACTTCTCAAGGCCGTCTAGTAGTGAAAAATGCGAAATATGCCCATGATTTCCGTCCAATTGATGAGAAATGTGATTGTTATACATGTAAAAACTATACACGTGCCTATATCCGCCATTTGATCAAATGTGATGAAACATTTGGGATTCGTTTGACTTCTTACCACAATTTATACTTCTTGTTGAATCTAATGAAACAAGTACGTCAAGCAATCATGGATGATAATTTGCTTGAATTTAGAGAAGCCTTTTTTGAAGAATACGGGTTCAATAAAGAAAACGCAAAAAGCTTCTAA
- the yajC gene encoding preprotein translocase subunit YajC — MGTLPMLVMFIALLAMWFFMSRSQKKQQQERQNLLDSMKPGDSVVTIGGLHGVVSEIDNDKRTVVLDCEGIFLEYDRAAIKTVKPGTVVTNDATTTVETTEEPAETVEVKTETTETLEETEEKEEK, encoded by the coding sequence ATGGGAACATTACCAATGCTTGTGATGTTTATCGCGCTATTAGCAATGTGGTTTTTTATGTCACGTTCGCAAAAGAAACAACAGCAAGAACGTCAAAACTTGTTAGATAGCATGAAACCAGGTGATTCAGTCGTAACGATCGGCGGATTACATGGAGTTGTTTCAGAAATCGACAATGACAAACGGACAGTTGTTTTAGACTGCGAAGGGATCTTCCTTGAGTACGATCGTGCAGCAATCAAAACGGTCAAACCAGGGACTGTCGTAACAAATGATGCAACGACTACTGTTGAAACAACAGAAGAACCAGCTGAGACAGTTGAAGTAAAAACTGAAACAACAGAAACGCTGGAAGAGACAGAAGAGAAGGAAGAAAAATAA
- the adhE gene encoding bifunctional acetaldehyde-CoA/alcohol dehydrogenase — MAKVMEKEKTKTIDVQAMIDDLAEKANAALKEMESFDQEKVDHIVHEMAMAALDQHMPLAKMAVEETGRGVYEDKAIKNMYASEYIWHNIKHDKTVGVINEDVQKGLIEIAEPVGVVCGVTPTTNPTSTTIFKSMIALKTRNPIVFAFHPSAQKSSAEAARVVRDAAIAAGAPENCIQWIEHPSIEATSMLMNHPGIAIVLATGGAGMVKSAYSTGKPALGVGPGNVPAYIEKTAKIKRAVNDLIVSKTFDNGMICASEQAVIVDKEIYAAVKAEFQAHQVYIVKPDELQKLEDAVMNEGKYAVNPSIVGHSAMEIAKLAGISVPKGTKMLIAELEGVGPDYPLSREKLSPVLAMIKANNTDHAFDLCEGMLNLGGLGHTAVIHSENEELHVKFGLRMKACRILVNTPSAEGGIGDIYNEMIPSLTLGCGSYGKNSVSRNVSAVNLINVKTVAKRRNNMQWFKLPPKIFFEKNSLLYLEKMENVERVMIVCDPGMVQFGYCDTVREVLARRKNDVKIEVFSDVEPNPSTNTVYAGTKLMADFKPDTVIALGGGSAMDAAKGMWMFYEHPDTSFFGAKQKFLDIRKRTYKIDKPEKTQFVCIPTTSGTGSEVTPFAVITDSETHVKYPLADYALTPDVAIVDPQFVMSVPASVTADTGMDVLTHAIESYVSVMASDYTRGLSLQAIKLVFDYLEKSVKTPDMESREKMHNASTMAGMAFANAFLGICHSVAHKIGGEYGIPHGRTNAILLPHIIRYNAKDPQKHAMFPKYDYFRADTDYADIAKFLGLKGETTEELVEALATAVYELGKSVGINMSLKAQGVTQETLDTTVDRMAELAYEDQCTTANPKEPLISELKQIIIDAYNG, encoded by the coding sequence ATGGCTAAAGTAATGGAAAAAGAAAAAACGAAGACAATTGACGTACAAGCAATGATTGATGATTTGGCAGAAAAAGCAAATGCAGCATTGAAAGAAATGGAAAGCTTTGATCAAGAAAAAGTAGACCATATCGTGCATGAAATGGCAATGGCAGCTTTGGATCAACATATGCCATTAGCGAAGATGGCTGTAGAGGAAACAGGCCGCGGTGTTTACGAAGATAAAGCAATCAAAAATATGTATGCGTCCGAATATATTTGGCATAATATCAAACATGATAAAACAGTTGGTGTGATCAATGAAGATGTCCAAAAAGGGTTGATTGAAATTGCTGAACCAGTCGGTGTGGTTTGCGGAGTAACTCCAACAACGAATCCGACTTCCACAACGATTTTCAAATCAATGATCGCGTTGAAAACAAGAAATCCAATCGTTTTTGCTTTCCATCCAAGTGCCCAAAAATCTTCTGCAGAAGCAGCACGAGTGGTACGTGATGCTGCTATCGCTGCCGGAGCTCCTGAAAATTGTATCCAATGGATCGAACATCCTTCGATCGAAGCGACTTCTATGCTAATGAACCATCCAGGTATCGCGATCGTCTTAGCGACAGGTGGAGCTGGAATGGTCAAGTCTGCTTACTCTACAGGAAAACCAGCTTTAGGTGTAGGTCCAGGTAACGTACCAGCTTATATTGAAAAAACAGCAAAAATTAAACGTGCAGTGAACGATTTGATCGTTTCGAAAACATTTGATAATGGAATGATTTGTGCTTCTGAACAAGCTGTGATCGTGGATAAAGAAATCTATGCAGCAGTAAAAGCAGAATTCCAAGCACACCAAGTTTATATCGTAAAACCAGATGAATTGCAAAAATTAGAAGATGCAGTGATGAACGAAGGAAAATATGCGGTCAATCCATCAATCGTTGGACATTCTGCGATGGAAATCGCAAAATTGGCAGGAATCAGTGTACCAAAAGGAACGAAAATGCTGATTGCTGAATTGGAAGGCGTAGGCCCAGATTATCCGCTATCAAGAGAAAAACTTTCTCCAGTTCTTGCCATGATCAAAGCTAACAACACGGACCATGCGTTTGATTTGTGTGAAGGTATGTTGAATCTTGGAGGGTTAGGACATACAGCAGTTATCCATTCAGAAAACGAAGAGTTGCATGTCAAATTCGGTCTTCGAATGAAAGCTTGTCGTATTTTAGTGAATACACCATCTGCAGAAGGCGGCATCGGTGATATCTATAACGAAATGATTCCGTCATTGACTTTGGGATGCGGTTCTTATGGTAAGAACTCTGTTTCTCGTAACGTCTCTGCTGTAAACTTAATCAATGTCAAAACTGTAGCGAAACGGAGAAATAACATGCAATGGTTCAAATTACCGCCAAAAATCTTCTTTGAAAAGAACTCTCTATTGTACTTAGAGAAAATGGAAAACGTTGAACGTGTCATGATCGTTTGTGACCCTGGTATGGTCCAATTCGGTTACTGCGATACAGTTCGTGAAGTATTGGCACGACGTAAAAATGATGTGAAGATCGAAGTCTTCTCAGATGTTGAACCGAACCCATCGACAAATACCGTATACGCAGGAACGAAACTGATGGCAGACTTCAAGCCAGATACAGTAATCGCTCTTGGAGGCGGTTCTGCAATGGACGCAGCTAAGGGAATGTGGATGTTCTATGAACACCCAGACACATCTTTCTTTGGTGCAAAACAAAAATTCTTGGATATCCGTAAACGGACATATAAGATCGACAAACCAGAAAAAACACAATTCGTATGTATCCCGACAACATCAGGGACTGGTTCTGAAGTAACGCCATTTGCGGTCATCACTGACAGTGAAACACATGTGAAATATCCGTTAGCAGATTATGCATTGACGCCAGATGTCGCAATCGTCGATCCTCAATTCGTCATGTCAGTTCCAGCATCTGTCACAGCAGATACCGGGATGGATGTGTTAACACATGCAATCGAATCCTATGTTTCAGTCATGGCTTCAGATTATACACGTGGATTGAGCCTACAAGCAATCAAGTTAGTCTTTGACTATTTAGAAAAATCAGTAAAAACACCTGATATGGAATCACGTGAAAAAATGCACAACGCTTCTACAATGGCTGGTATGGCGTTTGCTAACGCATTCCTAGGTATTTGTCACTCAGTCGCACATAAAATCGGCGGGGAATACGGGATCCCTCATGGACGGACAAATGCGATTCTTTTACCGCATATTATCCGCTATAATGCAAAAGATCCACAAAAACATGCGATGTTCCCTAAATATGACTATTTCCGTGCAGATACAGATTACGCAGATATCGCAAAATTCTTAGGTCTGAAAGGCGAAACAACAGAGGAATTAGTCGAAGCTTTAGCAACGGCTGTTTATGAATTAGGAAAATCTGTCGGCATCAACATGAGTCTAAAAGCTCAAGGAGTCACACAAGAAACACTAGATACAACCGTAGACCGTATGGCTGAATTAGCTTACGAAGACCAATGTACGACAGCTAATCCGAAAGAACCATTGATCTCTGAATTGAAACAGATCATCATTGATGCTTACAACGGATAA